The following are from one region of the Quercus robur chromosome 1, dhQueRobu3.1, whole genome shotgun sequence genome:
- the LOC126689865 gene encoding uncharacterized protein LOC126689865, with the protein MEIPVINRISDLELSLQNPSMFSRAFSVSGFEAIRFWKWGALVLALVASFSAIMNRVRILIVKFQRASSAASEPLLKLVDDDDIYSSDDDDDDTSSVSSSIEEEEEEEEEEEEEEEEEEPMDEDFRVAGSGRGYFGRSQGQSRNSKLWQRFSWTDLASGSVVKLWDHLGLGLDFDGEVDGDLISVYDMNREQRVTSLLGRKSGVMAVSPLNSGSVVTAAEKGVSGNVSLKVWDTRVRCRIPEILAEWGPQLGKKIVAVGYGGVGKVHVRDDDSEVVGDIRNATSPLVDLTVSDVDTWWDADAFIAPDEL; encoded by the coding sequence ATGGAGATCCCAGTGATCAACAGGATAAGCGATTTGGAGCTTTCATTGCAAAACCCATCAATGTTTTCTCGGGCTTTTTCGGTTTCTGGCTTCGAAGCCATTCGATTTTGGAAATGGGGTGCTCTGGTTCTTGCTCTAGTCGCCTCGTTTAGCGCAATAATGAACAGGGTCAGGATTTTAATCGTGAAATTCCAAAGGGCAAGTTCAGCAGCTTCTGAACCTCTCTTAAAACTCGTCGACGACGACGACATTTACAGTagcgacgacgacgacgacgacacTTCTTCTGTGTCGTCTtctatagaagaagaagaagaagaagaagaagaagaagaagaagaagaagaagaagaagaacccatGGATGAAGATTTCCGGGTCGCCGGGTCGGGTCGTGGATACTTCGGAAGAAGTCAAGGGCAAAGTCGTAATTCGAAGCTATGGCAACGGTTCTCGTGGACAGACTTGGCTAGTGGTAGCGTTGTGAAGCTGTGGGACCATTTGGGTTTGGGGTTAGACTTTGACGGCGAAGTTGACGGCGACCTCATTTCCGTTTACGATATGAACAGGGAACAAAGGGTAACGTCTCTTTTAGGCAGGAAATCGGGTGTGATGGCCGTGTCGCCGTTAAATTCGGGGTCTGTTGTGACAGCGGCAGAAAAGGGCGTGTCTGGAAACGTGTCGCTGAAGGTGTGGGACACGCGTGTCCGGTGTCGGATACCTGAGATACTCGCCGAATGGGGGCCACAGCTTGGGAAAAAGATCGTGGCCGTTGGATACGGCGGTGTCGGAAAAGTGCACGTTAGAGATGACGACAGCGAGGTTGTTGGGGACATTAGGAACGCTACATCGCCGTTAGTGGATTTAACGGTATCTGATGTGGACACGTGGTGGGACGCCGATGCCTTTATTGCTCCAGACGAGttgtaa